Genomic DNA from Comamonas resistens:
CAATCGGTTTCCTGCTTGAGCTTGTAGGTCATCATCTTGGCGGGCTTGCCCAGCATGCGGCGCACTTCGCCCTCCTCCATGCCCGGCACGATCCTGGCGAACACATGAGGCGCCAGCACCTGGCGCAGCGCACTCATCTTGCCGTCAGGGCCTATGGTGATCATGTAGTTCTTGGCACCTGCAGGCTGGCGGTTGTACTCCAGCGTGTGGGAACCATCGGCCTCCTGCCAGATGCGCTCGGGTTCGCCGAACTTGGCGCGCACATCGAACTCCGTGGAAAGGCCTTCTTCCAGCTCCTTGATCTTCTGCTCGTCGCAGCCCACCAGGGTCAGTGCACCAATGGCCACAGCTGCCAGGGCGCTGGTCACACGGGAAAAAATATTCATGGGCTTGAATCACAATGCTTGCCAGACAGAATATGGATTCTGACACCAAGCCACTCGCGCAAGCGCGCCACTTTTGCAAACGCTTGTCAAAACGGAGCCATCCCTCGTGAGCACAACCATTGAGCAACTGTTTTCCCAATTCACCAGCGCCGCACAGGCGGCCCAGGATCAGCAGGACAAATGGCTGATCATCGATCCCGTCTACGAGCACCTGGAGACACTGCAGGCCGCCGCACTGGAGCAGGTCCTGCCCCATATCCTGACGCTGATTGAGACCTACCCCGAACTGGACTACGGCGGCCCGGGCCCATTTGGCAGTCTGATCGAAGAGCACCCCATGGCTGCCTACACCCCGGCTTTGCTGGCTTCTCTGGAGCGCCAGCCCAGCGTGCAGGTCATAGGCTGGCTGGACCGCACCATGGGCGTGGACGAGGACTTTCAGCGCGGCGACCCGAACCCGGTCGGAGCCGCCGAATTTGCCGCCGTGCTGGAGAAGATCATTGTTTCGCCACGGGCCTCGGGCGACTGCAAGCAGTTCGCACAGACCTGTC
This window encodes:
- a CDS encoding outer membrane protein assembly factor BamE produces the protein MNIFSRVTSALAAVAIGALTLVGCDEQKIKELEEGLSTEFDVRAKFGEPERIWQEADGSHTLEYNRQPAGAKNYMITIGPDGKMSALRQVLAPHVFARIVPGMEEGEVRRMLGKPAKMMTYKLKQETDWDWNYIDPPTREMQFTVTFDSSGRVLRTLNRERLPDEPRG